From the Thermodesulfovibrio thiophilus DSM 17215 genome, one window contains:
- the nadC gene encoding carboxylating nicotinate-nucleotide diphosphorylase: MIFNQLVDEVLNLAIIEDIGTGDITSQILVSENLNVHAEIICKEDMILAGMPFVKRFFSILADYFSSSDIYIEEHCKDGDFIEKGKVVASLTGNAMFLLAGERIALNILQRLSGIATLTKQFIEKIEGIPVKILDTRKTTPGLRFMEKYAVKTGGGYNHRFALYDAILIKDNHIKIAGSVKESVLKAKNSAVYQKIEVEVKNFEELEEAISANADIVMLDNMDIESMKKAVRIAKGRVLLEASGGVSLENVRDVALTGVDFISVGCLTHSAKAVDISMKIRKVI, encoded by the coding sequence ATGATATTCAATCAACTTGTTGATGAAGTTTTAAATCTCGCCATTATAGAGGATATAGGTACTGGAGATATAACCTCTCAAATTCTTGTTTCTGAAAATCTCAATGTGCATGCAGAAATTATATGCAAGGAAGATATGATTCTTGCAGGGATGCCATTTGTGAAAAGATTTTTTTCCATACTTGCTGATTATTTCAGTTCATCAGATATTTATATTGAAGAACACTGTAAAGATGGTGATTTTATTGAAAAGGGAAAGGTGGTTGCTTCTCTGACAGGCAATGCAATGTTTTTGCTTGCCGGTGAAAGAATTGCATTAAATATACTTCAGAGGCTTTCAGGAATTGCCACGCTAACAAAACAGTTTATTGAAAAAATAGAAGGAATTCCTGTAAAAATTCTTGATACAAGAAAAACGACTCCAGGATTAAGATTCATGGAAAAATATGCTGTAAAAACTGGTGGTGGTTATAATCACAGATTTGCTTTATATGATGCGATATTGATAAAAGATAACCATATAAAAATAGCAGGATCTGTAAAGGAATCTGTATTGAAAGCTAAAAACTCAGCTGTTTATCAGAAGATTGAGGTTGAGGTAAAGAATTTTGAAGAGCTTGAAGAAGCAATATCCGCAAATGCGGATATTGTGATGCTTGATAATATGGACATTGAGTCAATGAAAAAAGCTGTTAGGATTGCAAAAGGCAGGGTTTTACTTGAAGCATCAGGGGGTGTCAGTCTTGAAAATGTGAGGGATGTAGCTTTAACCGGTGTTGATTTCATATCTGTGGGTTGTTTAACACATTCAGCAAAAGCAGTGGATATAAGTATGAAAATAAGGAAGGTTATATGA